GGGTTCTGCTACAAAAATCGATTCGGTTGAGATCCGCTGGCCTAGTGGATTGATCGAGCGATTCACTGACTTGAAGGTGGATGCGATTCACACGATCAAAGAAGGCAGCGGCGCGAGTGCTGACAAAACGGACAGGTCGGGCCAGTGATTTTTTCAGATTGGCGGAAGTCAGCTTCCAAGACAGAGGAAAAAAACGCAAGATCTTTCGACTCGGACGGGGGACCCTTACTCCCCGTCCTCGCTCAAGATGACAGATTTCGTGGCCTTGGTGATCATTTCCGCCGCGCCGCCTCCAACTCCAGCGCTTTCACCGAGCCCTTCCCTTCCTCGATCAAATACAGCTTGTTCGCCGCAAGGTCTTTAAACGTCTCCACCACTCCCGTCGGCCAGCGGATTTCAAGCAGGTCGACTTTGCTGGCTTTCTCCAGGCCAAAATGGATTCGCAGATCGTTTTGCGAATAGTAGCTGCCGCCGCTGCGCACTTCGTCCAGCTGCTGATGCGTCGCGCCGTCCGCGGCACGCGTCACGCAGCGCAGGCGGGCGCCGATCGCGCTCCGATTCGACTTCGTCCCCTTGCACTTCACCTTGATCCAGCTATTGCCGGTATGCGAATCACAGCGCAGAAGCTGCGGCACCTCATTCGTGCAGTTGACGACCACGTCCATGTCGCCATCGTTGTCGAAGTCGCCAAAGGCCGCGCCTCGTGCCGGTACTTCCTGCGTAATTCCCGGTCCGCCACGCATGGAAACATCATCAAACTTCCCATTTCTCAAATTGTGATAAAGGATCTTTCGCTGAGCGTATCCCGCTTCTGTCTTTAACTGCTCGACTTCTGGATACACGTGTCCGTTGCAGATCAAAATGTCTGGCCAGCCGTCGTTGTCATAATCAATGAAGCCAACGCCCCATCCCAGGAAGCGCGTGTTCGCGCCCAGGCCGGAAGAAAACGTCTCGTCACTAAACTGGTTGTTGCCACGATTGCGATAGAGCGAGGGCGTATCGCCGGCGAAATTCGTTTTGACGATATCCAGGTTTCCGTCGCCATCGTAATCGGCAGCTGAAACGCCCATGCCCGCCTGCGGCTTGCCGTCAGCGCTAAGCGCGGCTCCGGAATCGAGCGCAATATCCACGAATGTCCCATCCTTATTGTTGTGATAAAGGGCGCTGGCGGTGGAGTCGTTGGCCACATAGATGTCAGGCCAGCCATCGTTGTCGAAATCGGCGGTGAGCACCCCCAGGCCATAAGTTCCATTGGCGACAGTTATGCCAGCCTTCTCCGAAAGATCGGTGAACGTGCCATTTCCATTATTGTGATAGAGGATGTTTTTGCTGCCCGGCAGTCCCGGGGGCCCGCATGCCACCATCACGCCCTTGTACAGACAGGGCCCCGATTCCGGCACGGGCGCAGTCGCCAGATCGAGATCGATGTAGTTCGCGACGAACAGATCAAGATGACCGTCACGGTCGTAGTCCACAAAAGCGCAGCCACTGTTCCAGCGGGTCTTGTTCTGCATGAGCCCAGCCTTCGCAGTTACATCCGTGAAGGTTCCATTGCCGTTGTTGTGAAAGAGAACGTTCTGACCGAAGTAGGTGACGAACAGGTCATCCCAGCCGTCGTTGTCATAGTCGCCGATGCAGCATCCCTGCCCCCAGCCGGAACGCGCCAGGCCCGATTTCTGCGTCACGTCGGTGAATGTGCCGTCGCGATTATTTTTGTAGAGATGGCAGACTGGCTCCTGCCCTTTAGGAAATCCTTCTAAGCGCGTGCCGTTAACTACGAAAATGTCCAGCCAGCCGTCATTGTCGTAGTCGTAGAAGGCGATGCCGCAGCCGGTGGTTTCCAGCAAATATTTGTTCTTGTGCTCGCCACCGAAAATGGTCTTGGTGTTCAGGCCGGCTTCGCGGGCAACGTTCACGAAACTCACATCCAGCGAGGGTTTTTCTTCCGCCTTGGTAGCGGGCGCCTGTTGCGCCCACAATCTTTTTCCAAGTCCGAAGCTCGTGGATAAGACCTGTTCCAGTGTGAGTACAGCTGCGGAACGGCTGAGGGAACGGAGGAATGAGCGTCTGGAAAAGGACAAGGGTGACCCAGTTTTCTCGCGTGCTATGATTCGCCGCTATTCTTTCTGATGAAGGCACCGCTTTTCAAGTCCGCCGTCACGTCGCCGATTCGCGGCATTGACTCTCGCCTGCAAGGAATTTCTCTCTCGTTGGCTCTACTGGTGCTGATTTACGCCCTGCTCAGCCCCGCATCTGCTGCTGACCAGCCCAGGCAAACAGCGCAGCCTCTGGAACTCACGCACGCCGTTCAGCCCTGGAATTTCTTATCCGCGGTTGGACAGAGCGCGGGAATTTTTGGCTACGAAAACGGCACCTTCGAGGCCTGGGTCTATCCGTTAAAAATCTTCCGCGATTTCCACCTTGCATTCCGGCTGCAGGAAGGGCTGATCCCTGGCCGTGCGATTGCACGAACCGTTACCGTTCGGCCGGAATCCACAACGATCCTCTACGCCTACGATCAATTCAACGTGCGCGAAACCATCTTTGTGCCTGTCCATGAGAAGGGCGTGATTATTCGGCTGGAGATCGACAGCTATATTCCGCTCGCGATCGAAGCCAGGCTGACACGTGACTTCCAGTTAATGTGGCCCGCCGGGCTGGGTGGGACTTACGAATTCTGGGACCGCGATCTCAGCGCCTTTGTCATGGGAGAAGAACAGCAGAAATTTTTTGCGGTTGTAGGATCGCCCAGGTCCAGCGAGCTGCAGCGTGAGTACGTCACCAACTACGGCATGAATCTCACGACCGCATTTCGCCTGGAGCAGGTCAGCAAGGGACGTTCGGTTCGTTACATCGTGATCGCCGGCTCGGTCGAGGGACGCAGCCAGGCGGAAAGCACCTACAAACATCTGCTGGACGCTGCCGAGCAGCTGCAGGCAGAGTCTGCTGCCTATTATCGTGACTATCTAGATCACACAGTCTCAGTTGAGCTTCCGGACCGTGAGCTCCAGCAGGCTTACGATTGGGCGCGAGTCAGCGTGGTGCAGGGAATGGTGCGAAATCCTTATCTCGGGACTGGATTGGTCGCCGG
Above is a genomic segment from Terriglobales bacterium containing:
- a CDS encoding CRTAC1 family protein encodes the protein MWAQQAPATKAEEKPSLDVSFVNVAREAGLNTKTIFGGEHKNKYLLETTGCGIAFYDYDNDGWLDIFVVNGTRLEGFPKGQEPVCHLYKNNRDGTFTDVTQKSGLARSGWGQGCCIGDYDNDGWDDLFVTYFGQNVLFHNNGNGTFTDVTAKAGLMQNKTRWNSGCAFVDYDRDGHLDLFVANYIDLDLATAPVPESGPCLYKGVMVACGPPGLPGSKNILYHNNGNGTFTDLSEKAGITVANGTYGLGVLTADFDNDGWPDIYVANDSTASALYHNNKDGTFVDIALDSGAALSADGKPQAGMGVSAADYDGDGNLDIVKTNFAGDTPSLYRNRGNNQFSDETFSSGLGANTRFLGWGVGFIDYDNDGWPDILICNGHVYPEVEQLKTEAGYAQRKILYHNLRNGKFDDVSMRGGPGITQEVPARGAAFGDFDNDGDMDVVVNCTNEVPQLLRCDSHTGNSWIKVKCKGTKSNRSAIGARLRCVTRAADGATHQQLDEVRSGGSYYSQNDLRIHFGLEKASKVDLLEIRWPTGVVETFKDLAANKLYLIEEGKGSVKALELEAARRK